A single Danio rerio strain Tuebingen ecotype United States chromosome 17, GRCz12tu, whole genome shotgun sequence DNA region contains:
- the ankrd63 gene encoding ankyrin repeat domain-containing protein 63, which translates to MLRPKDLCQGSGTKTFLDAMQSGKVHLARFVLDALDGRIINGKTENSRTLLMHAVCLQDNASRSKFTQLLLEKGADVNIRDDHGRTALSFACEQGYLDSVKLLVQFNADPELTDTWGNSALMYAACGGHSQVLEFLVRAFKKLGLRLDRTNNAGHSAAQVADFFGHNQCVQTLNTCGKKLISPTNSSGDSAEDLRWPNRLPKQVLERFSKQIQSKHEEILPALFQRQLCVGDTNNLRIRFRHEPNTKSEAECDLLFASKQIQNSALNESESEAKLWGKSPSLNLELRKQSYQGDVRETNRSASRFKRASLQDEKPLGFYNTSVLNPVIPKSSRPSKLLCSREEMQPDRIKPRSSGLSGLGTRLLRRFTAPEFMRIHRDCPSGAAVHAKGKMSRSETFPFSQHQRVNSQPSVDSISAVRCEFENNSVIFSS; encoded by the coding sequence ATGCTGAGGCCGAAAGATCTCTGCCAGGGCTCCGGCACCAAAACTTTCCTGGACGCTATGCAGAGCGGCAAGGTCCACCTGGCTCGCTTCGTCCTGGACGCTTTAGATGGACGAATAATCAACGGGAAAACCGAAAACAGCCGCACGCTCCTAATGCACGCCGTTTGCCTTCAAGATAACGCATCACGCTCCAAATTCACCCAACTTTTGCTGGAGAAAGGAGCCGATGTGAACATACGAGATGATCACGGACGCACGGCTCTGAGTTTTGCTTGTGAACAGGGATATCTGGATTCAGTGAAGCTGCTTGTGCAGTTTAATGCGGATCCTGAGCTGACGGACACATGGGGGAACAGTGCACTGATGTACGCTGCCTGCGGAGGTCACAGCCAGGTTTTGGAGTTTTTAGTTCGTGCTTTTAAGAAGCTCGGCCTGCGATTAGATCGCACAAATAACGCGGGACACTCAGCAGCACAAGTTGCTGATTTCTTCGGGCACAACCAGTGCGTTCAAACCCTCAACACTTGTGGAAAAAAGCTAATAAGTCCAACAAACAGCAGTGGAGATTCAGCGGAAGATCTCCGCTGGCCCAATCGTCTCCCAAAGCAAGTCCTGGAGAGATTCTCCAAGCAAATCCAAAGCAAACATGAGGAGATCCTCCCGGCTTTGTTTCAGAGGCAGCTTTGTGTTGGTGACACTAATAACCTGAGGATTCGCTTCAGACATGAACCAAACACAAAGTCTGAAGCTGAATGTGATTTATTATTCGCCTCAAAACAGATTCAGAACTCAGCGCTGAATGAGAGCGAGTCTGAAGCTAAACTTTGGGGGAAATCTCCATCTTTAAACCTGGAGCTCAGAAAGCAATCCTATCAAGGAGACGTTCGAGAAACGAACAGATCGGCTAGTCGATTTAAAAGAGCATCCCTGCAGGATGAGAAACCGCTCGGGTTTTACAACACAAGCGTGCTTAATCCAGTCATTCCCAAATCATCCAGACCAAGCAAACTGCTGTGCAGTCGGGAGGAGATGCAGCCTGACAGGATCAAACCTCGCTCTTCGGGACTGTCCGGATTGGGGACCAGACTCCTGCGCAGATTCACCGCTCCCGAATTCATGCGGATCCACAGAGACTGTCCCAGCGGTGCCGCAGTGCATGCCAAAGGGAAAATGTCTCGCTCTGAGACCTTCCCGTTCTCTCAACACCAGAGAGTGAACAGCCAGCCCAGCGTGGACAGCATCAGCGCCGTCCGATGCGAATTCGAGAACAATTCTGTCATTTTCAGCTCCTAA